A genomic window from bacterium includes:
- the hisS gene encoding histidine--tRNA ligase yields MATRETNKKPEKKEHEKEVVAVPESKLHLLRGFKDIFPTDQPYWDRVRALADALATSYGYERMDTPILEETALFTRAASTSAAGDEQPFFSFTEYGGEQVTLRPEGRTGVVRAYIEHGMVNHPQPVKLWYLGPMFRSDRPQAGRLRQFHQFGLEALGELHPAADAELIAIAASFFRDLGIAIVAQVNSIGCSQCREKYLEELTNYLKVHRTQLSEAARAIIGQSPFTVLESRAAEDREVIESAPQMVDWLCEPCKQHFIRVLEYLDEYDVSYALAPFLVRGVDSYTRTIFELLPAEAFTEGSPLPMQNALAAGGRYDTLVERLGGRATPATGIAFGLERIVAKYKEAIAAGTAAPPAPRTPDVYLAQLGDQAKRKAMRLFDVLRKEEFTVAAHFSKDALKAQLEHANRLQAKLTLILGQKEVIDETIIIREMSSGIQEIVPFSRIAEEVKKRLEHDEVHETVDETLKVAEERSLTEEEERARVRTPEPKEETAEDEEEPGAGGEGFSS; encoded by the coding sequence GTGGCAACCCGAGAGACCAACAAGAAGCCGGAGAAGAAGGAGCACGAGAAAGAAGTCGTGGCGGTGCCGGAGAGTAAGCTCCACCTCCTTCGTGGCTTCAAGGACATCTTCCCGACCGATCAGCCGTACTGGGATCGCGTCCGCGCACTCGCGGATGCGTTGGCGACATCGTACGGCTACGAACGCATGGATACGCCGATCCTCGAGGAGACGGCGCTCTTCACGCGTGCGGCATCCACGAGTGCCGCGGGAGACGAGCAGCCCTTCTTTTCGTTCACGGAGTACGGTGGTGAGCAGGTGACGCTCCGGCCAGAAGGTCGGACGGGTGTCGTGCGTGCGTACATCGAGCACGGCATGGTCAATCATCCACAGCCGGTGAAGCTCTGGTACCTCGGGCCGATGTTTCGATCGGATCGCCCACAGGCGGGACGGCTGCGGCAGTTCCACCAGTTTGGCCTCGAAGCACTCGGCGAGCTCCACCCCGCAGCGGATGCAGAGCTCATCGCGATTGCCGCGAGCTTCTTCCGCGACCTCGGGATCGCCATCGTCGCGCAGGTGAACTCCATCGGGTGTAGTCAGTGTCGTGAAAAATATCTCGAGGAGCTCACGAACTACCTCAAGGTGCACCGCACGCAGCTCTCAGAAGCCGCACGCGCCATCATCGGGCAGTCGCCGTTCACCGTCCTCGAGAGTCGCGCTGCCGAGGACCGCGAGGTCATTGAATCGGCTCCCCAGATGGTGGACTGGCTCTGTGAGCCGTGCAAGCAGCATTTTATCCGTGTCCTCGAGTACCTCGATGAGTACGATGTGTCATACGCGCTCGCGCCGTTCCTGGTGCGCGGCGTGGACTCGTACACGCGGACGATTTTTGAGCTTCTGCCCGCGGAGGCCTTCACGGAAGGTAGCCCCCTCCCGATGCAGAACGCGCTCGCCGCGGGTGGTCGGTACGATACGCTCGTGGAGCGGCTTGGTGGCCGTGCGACTCCGGCGACGGGCATCGCGTTCGGGCTCGAGCGCATCGTGGCGAAGTACAAGGAGGCCATCGCCGCAGGCACCGCAGCGCCACCCGCGCCGCGCACGCCCGATGTGTACCTCGCACAGCTCGGCGACCAGGCCAAGCGTAAGGCCATGCGCCTCTTCGATGTGCTTCGGAAAGAGGAGTTCACCGTTGCTGCACACTTCTCGAAGGATGCGCTCAAGGCGCAGCTCGAGCACGCGAACCGCCTCCAGGCGAAGCTCACGCTCATCCTCGGCCAGAAGGAGGTCATTGACGAGACGATCATCATCCGTGAGATGAGCTCCGGTATCCAGGAGATCGTGCCGTTCAGCCGCATCGCGGAGGAGGTGAAGAAGCGCCTCGAGCACGATGAGGTTCATGAGACCGTTGATGAGACCCTCAAGGTGGCGGAGGAACGATCGCTGACGGAAGAGGAGGAGCGCGCACGCGTGCGCACACCGGAGCCAAAAGAGGAAACAGCAGAAGACGAGGAGGAACCAGGAGCAGGCGGTGAGGGATTCTCGTCGTAG
- a CDS encoding histidine triad nucleotide-binding protein: MACLFCKIAAKEIPATIRYEDDDVVAFDDIHPKAPTHVLIVPRRHLARVQDFDDGAIAGALFIAARRIAISADIAETGYRLVVNNGSDGGQEVEHLHLHLIGGKKLGAMA, translated from the coding sequence ATGGCGTGTCTCTTCTGCAAGATCGCCGCGAAGGAGATTCCTGCAACGATCCGCTACGAGGATGACGACGTCGTCGCGTTTGATGATATCCACCCGAAAGCGCCCACGCACGTGCTCATTGTTCCGAGGCGTCACCTGGCACGCGTGCAGGACTTCGATGATGGTGCGATTGCCGGAGCGTTGTTCATTGCAGCGCGCCGCATCGCCATCTCCGCAGATATTGCGGAGACCGGGTACCGACTTGTCGTGAACAATGGCAGTGATGGCGGTCAGGAGGTGGAGCACCTCCACCTCCACCTCATCGGCGGCAAGAAGCTCGGTGCGATGGCGTGA
- a CDS encoding GatB/YqeY domain-containing protein, which translates to MAMLERIQGDLVRAMKAKEAQRVSVLRMLKAALDDAAREAMTAGKEFSDDAAVARMQTEAKRLRDAMAEFRAGGRDDLADTAVAEIAIIGQYLPVQMAEDAIRAVVMAKRTEMGETDLGPLMSVVMAELKGKADGGTVRRIVSEVLAS; encoded by the coding sequence ATGGCAATGCTCGAGCGGATTCAGGGCGATCTCGTGCGTGCGATGAAGGCGAAGGAGGCGCAGCGCGTCTCCGTGCTCCGCATGCTCAAGGCCGCGCTCGATGACGCTGCACGCGAGGCGATGACCGCGGGCAAGGAGTTCTCGGACGATGCGGCGGTCGCGCGCATGCAGACGGAAGCGAAGCGGCTCCGCGATGCCATGGCGGAGTTCCGCGCTGGCGGGCGCGATGATCTCGCCGATACGGCGGTCGCGGAGATTGCGATCATCGGGCAGTACCTCCCTGTACAGATGGCAGAGGATGCGATCCGTGCAGTGGTGATGGCCAAGCGCACGGAGATGGGCGAGACGGATCTCGGGCCGCTCATGAGTGTGGTGATGGCCGAGCTCAAGGGGAAGGCCGACGGCGGAACCGTTCGCAGGATTGTTTCCGAGGTGCTCGCGTCGTAG
- a CDS encoding pilin, whose product MVHLHADRSKPQARWSRWTMVSIALVVVVGVWVAIAPVHAVETGLDAFGQETVLGGEDIRIIVARIIRGFIGLLGIVAVGTILFGGFMWMTSQGDETKITQAKRILINGAIGLVIILSAFAIAQFVLSRLVAAVGDSGGGSGIVGPSPLEDVSLTGALGSGPVADHYPSRDATGIPPNVRIFVTFRDTLEVTSFVADTNGNGTFAADGDRSLDLALAEAITVTRVGTDTSTSVGVTITEDLRTFILTPVELNDNGTVRATASGNAVRQWLQGDARNPQAYIVRLTNAFRSSDGKELFTGAFADGYSWSFTVSADADLTPPTITSVVPFPDSAQDGAQVTDRPDVARNVIVQVNFSEAMDPTVTSGTYRQSETTQRFTHLGVEYVTVQNTTVRLDGTFTIGNGYRTAEFTTFVSCGVNSCGGTVYCLPASAALTAWAEAAVLENPDDPTAVPFSGVMDAAGNSLSGDGDGVAEGPGTPRFDRHPDATNTNAFDSAQWTFFTNNAIDLTPPAIVSVEHTSRDDTALTYETNDTLADVQNVSPTAPIAFQFSKLMRSNATTAFFLEEALSGCDAEGSGDGCFWQYGRLEHVPAGAPIQSRVTIHHARLLEVPEVEPPLPQLPPAEYLVRVRSDAQDIYQNCFFNVGAPQKGPQGPKGGEACFTVGNIETCNVIP is encoded by the coding sequence ATGGTGCATCTGCACGCGGACCGTTCCAAGCCACAAGCGCGATGGAGTCGTTGGACGATGGTGAGCATCGCCCTCGTCGTTGTTGTCGGCGTGTGGGTGGCAATCGCACCGGTGCACGCAGTGGAGACCGGACTCGATGCGTTCGGGCAGGAGACGGTGCTCGGCGGGGAGGACATCCGCATCATCGTCGCGCGCATCATCCGCGGGTTCATCGGGTTGCTCGGTATCGTCGCGGTGGGCACGATCCTCTTCGGCGGGTTCATGTGGATGACCTCGCAGGGAGATGAAACGAAGATCACGCAGGCGAAGCGCATCCTCATCAACGGTGCAATCGGTCTCGTCATTATCCTCTCCGCGTTCGCGATCGCGCAGTTCGTGCTCTCGCGGCTCGTTGCGGCCGTCGGCGATTCCGGTGGTGGGTCCGGCATCGTTGGACCGTCGCCGCTTGAAGATGTCTCGCTCACCGGCGCGCTCGGCTCCGGTCCGGTTGCGGATCACTATCCTTCGCGCGATGCGACGGGCATCCCCCCGAACGTGCGCATCTTTGTGACATTCCGCGACACGCTCGAGGTGACGTCCTTCGTTGCGGATACGAACGGGAACGGCACGTTCGCAGCCGATGGTGACCGATCGCTCGACCTCGCGCTCGCGGAGGCGATCACCGTCACCCGCGTCGGAACAGATACCTCGACATCCGTTGGCGTGACGATCACCGAGGATCTCCGCACGTTCATTCTCACACCGGTGGAGCTCAATGACAACGGGACGGTGCGCGCGACCGCATCTGGCAATGCGGTGCGGCAGTGGCTCCAGGGCGACGCGCGCAACCCGCAGGCCTACATCGTGCGACTCACCAACGCGTTCCGATCGAGCGATGGTAAAGAACTCTTTACCGGTGCGTTCGCAGACGGGTACTCATGGTCCTTCACCGTTTCGGCGGATGCCGATCTCACGCCGCCAACGATTACGAGCGTCGTTCCGTTTCCGGATAGCGCGCAGGATGGCGCGCAGGTGACGGATCGTCCCGATGTCGCACGGAACGTCATCGTGCAGGTGAACTTCAGCGAGGCCATGGACCCCACAGTGACGAGCGGTACCTATCGGCAGAGCGAAACGACGCAGCGTTTTACGCATCTCGGCGTGGAGTATGTCACCGTGCAGAATACCACCGTGCGACTCGACGGAACCTTCACCATCGGCAATGGGTATCGTACCGCTGAGTTTACGACGTTTGTTTCTTGTGGTGTGAATTCGTGCGGCGGGACCGTGTACTGCCTGCCGGCCTCCGCTGCGTTGACCGCTTGGGCGGAAGCCGCTGTACTTGAAAACCCCGATGATCCTACCGCCGTGCCATTCTCCGGCGTGATGGATGCGGCTGGGAATTCGCTCTCCGGTGATGGTGATGGTGTCGCAGAGGGTCCGGGCACACCGCGCTTCGATCGCCATCCCGACGCAACCAATACCAATGCATTCGACAGTGCGCAGTGGACGTTCTTCACGAACAATGCTATTGATCTCACGCCACCGGCGATCGTGAGCGTTGAGCACACCAGTCGTGATGACACAGCACTGACCTACGAGACGAACGACACGCTCGCGGATGTTCAGAATGTCTCGCCAACCGCGCCCATCGCCTTCCAGTTCTCCAAGCTCATGCGGAGCAATGCGACGACGGCATTCTTCTTGGAAGAAGCACTCTCCGGGTGCGATGCGGAAGGCAGCGGCGACGGGTGTTTCTGGCAATATGGCCGTCTCGAGCACGTTCCGGCGGGAGCCCCGATCCAGAGTCGCGTGACCATCCACCACGCGCGACTGCTCGAGGTGCCGGAGGTTGAACCACCACTACCACAACTACCACCGGCGGAGTACCTCGTGCGCGTGCGGTCGGATGCGCAGGACATCTACCAGAACTGCTTCTTCAATGTCGGTGCACCGCAGAAGGGACCACAGGGCCCGAAAGGCGGAGAGGCGTGCTTCACGGTCGGCAATATCGAGACCTGCAACGTCATTCCCTAG